A single Xenopus laevis strain J_2021 chromosome 3S, Xenopus_laevis_v10.1, whole genome shotgun sequence DNA region contains:
- the LOC121402081 gene encoding uncharacterized protein LOC121402081, with product MVPAMSKAKIDLVAKSIISPTTVIMAQAETQQHQTGLAVKRSSAITMAPAKFQLTKLFVVLVILQQVRPSNSSSPECQWLDKKGEHIDNEILMVLDQLQPKEVIQDDCFDEVPHYGFPNNIHELKAAAMVVHTVYNETVIFYSNFAKTLGLSKKDYEKLLSLLRYVMNNLTPCVTNAEQYKNVTEPISNQYTELENYVQKWGNTACAQIIIWLISNNVQEAVHLSSQMRKMLLMSKTS from the coding sequence ATGGTACCAGCCATGAGCAAAGCGAAAATTGATCTAGTCGCAAAGTCAATTATTTCACCGACAACAGTCATCATGGCACAAGCTGAGACCCAACAACACCAAACAGGACTGGCTGTAAAACGATCATCAGCCATAACAATGGCACCAGCTAAATTCCAGCTGACAAAATTATTTGTTGTACTGGTCATTCTCCAGCAGGTGCGGCCATCAAACTCTAGTTCTCCAGAATGTCAATGGCTTGATAAAAAAGGGGAACATATTGACAATGAAATACTCATGGTTCTTGATCAGTTACAACCAAAAGAAGTGATCCAAGATGATTGCTTTGATGAAGTTCCTCATTATGGCTTTCCCAACAACATACATGAGCTGAAAGCTGCAGCCATGGTGGTGCATACAGTCTACAATGAAACCGTGATATTCTACAGCAACTTTGCTAAAACACTTGGACTATCAAAGAAAGATTATGAGAAGCTGCTTTCCCTTCTGCGTTATGTAATGAATAACTTGACTCCATGTGTAACAAATGCAGAGCAATATAAGAATGTCACAGAACCCATCTCCAACCAATACACAGAGTTAGAAAACTATGTCCAGAAGTGGGGAAACACTGCATGTGCCCAGATCATAATTTGGCTTATCAGCAATAATGTACAGGAGGCTGTTCATCTCTCCTCTCAAATGCGAAAAATGCTTCTAATGAGTAAAACCTCTTAA
- the LOC121402282 gene encoding uncharacterized protein LOC121402282 has product MVPAMSKAKIDLVAKSIISPTTVIMAQAETQQHQTGLAVKRSSAVTMAPAKFQLTKLFVVLVILQQVRPSNSRSPECQWLDKKGEHIDNEILIVLDHLQPKEKIQDDCFDEVHHYGFPNNIHELKAAAMVVHTVYNETVIFYSNFAKTLGLSKKDYEKLLSLLRYVMNNLTPCVTNAEQYKDVTERTSNQYTELENYAQKWGNTACAQIIIWIISNNVQEAVHLSSQMRKMLLMSKTS; this is encoded by the coding sequence ATGGTACCAGCCATGAGCAAAGCGAAAATTGATCTAGTCGCAAAGTCAATTATTTCACCGACAACAGTCATCATGGCACAAGCTGAGACCCAACAACACCAAACAGGACTGGCTGTAAAACGATCATCAGCCGTAACAATGGCACCAGCTAAATTCCAGCTGACAAAATTATTTGTTGTACTGGTCATTCTCCAGCAGGTGCGGCCATCGAACTCTAGGTCTCCAGAATGTCAATGGCTTGATAAAAAAGGGGAACATATTGACAATGAAATACTCATTGTACTTGATCATTTACAACCAAAAGAAAAGATTCAAGATGATTGCTTTGATGAAGTTCATCATTATGGCTTTCCCAACAACATACATGAGCTGAAAGCTGCAGCCATGGTGGTGCATACAGTCTACAATGAAACCGTGATATTCTACAGCAACTTTGCTAAAACACTTGGACTATCAAAGAAAGATTATGAGAAGCTGCTTTCCCTTCTGCGTTATGTAATGAATAACTTGACTCCATGTGTAACAAATGCAGAGCAATATAAGGATGTCACAGAACGCACATCCAACCAATACACAGAATTAGAAAACTATGCCCAGAAGTGGGGAAACACTGCATGTGCCCAGATCATAATTTGGATTATCAGCAATAATGTACAGGAGGCTGTTCATCTCTCCTCTCAAATGCGAAAAATGCTTCTAATGAGTAAAACCTCTTAA